The following are from one region of the Pseudomonadota bacterium genome:
- a CDS encoding four helix bundle protein has translation KLNCYKQSVEMAEDLSKEVAKWPRGFGYLSDQLNRAMASITLNIAEGNAKFSPAERRRFFKIARASTAEVGACLDLMRAFRLLTPVEAVALKSRLDAISKMLWGLMKR, from the coding sequence AAAGCTGAATTGCTACAAGCAGTCGGTCGAAATGGCAGAGGACCTCAGCAAAGAGGTTGCCAAGTGGCCGCGAGGTTTCGGCTATCTCTCAGATCAGCTCAACCGAGCGATGGCCTCGATCACGCTCAACATCGCCGAGGGCAACGCAAAGTTTAGCCCAGCTGAGCGCCGCCGCTTCTTCAAGATCGCCCGGGCCAGCACCGCCGAGGTCGGGGCCTGTCTTGATCTCATGCGCGCCTTCAGGCTGCTTACGCCGGTTGAAGCAGTCGCCCTCAAATCGCGCCTGGACGCTATCAGCAAGATGCTCTGGGGGTTGATGAAGCGATGA